The proteins below are encoded in one region of Myxocyprinus asiaticus isolate MX2 ecotype Aquarium Trade chromosome 13, UBuf_Myxa_2, whole genome shotgun sequence:
- the LOC127450160 gene encoding deleted in malignant brain tumors 1 protein-like isoform X2 — translation MGRSLLTFILASAFSSVTGNIRLVSGSNGCSGRVEVFYNSQWGTVCDDDWNMDDAAVVCRQLGCGEAVTAPHSAHFGQGSGLIWLDNVGCSGSESSLTQCSHRGLGTHDCSHSEDAGVVCSGHALRLVNGFDSCCGRVEILHNSKWGTVCDNEWDMNDASVVCKQLQCGTAISAPHSAAFGRGSGTIWLDNVGCSGSESSLTQCSHRGLGTHDCHIGKDAGVVCLGGLQMPTLSLISTNSVVSPGENVQFRCTTSNPRCQTNGDFHLFRSGSSMYSQRNTSSVIFSLTDVNITHHGQYSCHYSYNSGTIKSPMSKTIQITVVNLQQPNISFSAPGGWFDLGSKGPVVTRGHSFTIICSTESQYPGGFFYLFSGSNITRRRSAVNHTALFSFPVADYSQQGNYSCGYEVNVSSRAFSSATSQLLVITIRSVVFTSFLLSVIGATVSAVLLLFCALIIIFLWKRRQTQKNEEIHKCSFKKGAVNTYKSVSHDKNEEDDEADYENVEPNDEDYEQMDLEDSEEDYINVDSEQGYVNVDTDDSEEDYVNVEIIQNNSTEHKFQDNIYESYEY, via the exons CGAGTGCTTTCAGTTCTGTAACTG GAAATATCAGACTGGTCAGTGGTAGTAATGGCTGCTCTGGTAGAGTTGAGGTCTTTTACAATAGCcagtggggaacagtgtgtgatgatGACTGGAACATGGATGATGCTGCAGTGGTGTGCAGACAGTTGGGATGTGGAGAAGCTGTTACAGCACCGCATAGTGCCCATTTCGGCCAGGGGAGTGGTCTGATCTGGCTGGATAATGTTGGATGTTCTGGAAGTGAGAGCAGCCTCACACAGTGCTCACACAGAGGACTAGGAACACATGACTGTTCTCATAGTGAAGATGCTGGTGTTGTATGTTCAG GTCATGCGTTAAGATTGGTCAATGGGTTTGATTCCTGCTGTGGAAGAGTGGAAATTCTTCATAATAGCaagtggggaacagtgtgtgataatGAATGGGACATGAATGATGCTTCTGTTGTGTGCAAACAATTACAATGTGGCACAGCCATCAGTGCACCTCATAGTGCTGCCTTTGGTCGAGGCAGTGGAACAATCTGGCTGGATAATGTTGGATGTTCTGGAAGTGAGAGCAGCCTCACACAGTGCTCACACAGAGGACTAGGAACACATGACTGTCATATTGGGAAAGATGCTGGTGTTGTATGTTTGG GTGGCCTGCAGATGCCCACCCTTTCCCTGATCTCCACAAATTCAGTTGTGTCTCCTGGAGAAAATGTCCAGTTCAGATGCACAACATCTAACCCAAGGTGCCAGACTAATGGTGATTTCCACCTGTTCAGAAGCGGATCATCCATGTACTCCCAAAGAAATACATCTAGTGTGATTTTCAGTCTGACTGATGTAAACATCACACATCACGGCCAGTACAGCTGTCATTACTCTTACAACAGTGGTACTATCAAGTCACCCATGAGTAAGACTATTCAAATCACTGTAG TGAACTTGCAGCAGCCCAACATTTCTTTTAGTGCTCCTGGTGGATGGTTTGACCTGGGGTCTAAGGGGCCAGTGGTCACCAGGGGCCACAGTTTTACTATCATCTGCTCCACTGAATCTCAGTATCCTGGAGGCTTCTTCTACCTGTTCAGTGGATCAAACATCACTAGGAGACGATCAGCTGTCAATCACACTGCCCTCTTCTCCTTTCCTGTGGCTGATTATTCACAGCAGGGAAACTACAGTTGTGGTTATGAAGTGAATGTGTCCTCACGTGCCTTTAGTTCAGCTACCTCTCAACTGCTGGTTATCACTATAAGAAGTGTGGTATTTACAT CCTTCCTGCTTTCTGTCATTGGTGCTACGGTGTCAGCTGTACTACTCTTATTTTGTGCCCTTATCATCATCTTCCTATGGAAGAGAAGACAAACCCAGAAGAATGAGGAAATTCATAAGTGCTCCTTTAAAAAAG GTGCAGTTAATACTTACAAAAGTGTATCCCATGACAAAAATGAGGAGGATGATGAGGCTGACTATGAAAATGTAGAACCTAATGATGAAGACTATGAGCAAATGGACCTTGAAGACTCTGAAGAGGACTATATTAATGTTGATTCTGAACAGGGTTATGTCAATGTGGACACCGATGACTCTGAAGAGGACTATGTCAATGTGGAAATTATACAGAATAACAGTACAGAACACAAATTTCAAGATAACATTTATGAAAGCTATGAATATTGA
- the LOC127450160 gene encoding deleted in malignant brain tumors 1 protein-like isoform X1 gives MGRSLLTFILASAFSSVTGNIRLVSGSNGCSGRVEVFYNSQWGTVCDDDWNMDDAAVVCRQLGCGEAVTAPHSAHFGQGSGLIWLDNVGCSGSESSLTQCSHRGLGTHDCSHSEDAGVVCSGHALRLVNGFDSCCGRVEILHNSKWGTVCDNEWDMNDASVVCKQLQCGTAISAPHSAAFGRGSGTIWLDNVGCSGSESSLTQCSHRGLGTHDCHIGKDAGVVCLAGGLQMPTLSLISTNSVVSPGENVQFRCTTSNPRCQTNGDFHLFRSGSSMYSQRNTSSVIFSLTDVNITHHGQYSCHYSYNSGTIKSPMSKTIQITVVNLQQPNISFSAPGGWFDLGSKGPVVTRGHSFTIICSTESQYPGGFFYLFSGSNITRRRSAVNHTALFSFPVADYSQQGNYSCGYEVNVSSRAFSSATSQLLVITIRSVVFTSFLLSVIGATVSAVLLLFCALIIIFLWKRRQTQKNEEIHKCSFKKGAVNTYKSVSHDKNEEDDEADYENVEPNDEDYEQMDLEDSEEDYINVDSEQGYVNVDTDDSEEDYVNVEIIQNNSTEHKFQDNIYESYEY, from the exons CGAGTGCTTTCAGTTCTGTAACTG GAAATATCAGACTGGTCAGTGGTAGTAATGGCTGCTCTGGTAGAGTTGAGGTCTTTTACAATAGCcagtggggaacagtgtgtgatgatGACTGGAACATGGATGATGCTGCAGTGGTGTGCAGACAGTTGGGATGTGGAGAAGCTGTTACAGCACCGCATAGTGCCCATTTCGGCCAGGGGAGTGGTCTGATCTGGCTGGATAATGTTGGATGTTCTGGAAGTGAGAGCAGCCTCACACAGTGCTCACACAGAGGACTAGGAACACATGACTGTTCTCATAGTGAAGATGCTGGTGTTGTATGTTCAG GTCATGCGTTAAGATTGGTCAATGGGTTTGATTCCTGCTGTGGAAGAGTGGAAATTCTTCATAATAGCaagtggggaacagtgtgtgataatGAATGGGACATGAATGATGCTTCTGTTGTGTGCAAACAATTACAATGTGGCACAGCCATCAGTGCACCTCATAGTGCTGCCTTTGGTCGAGGCAGTGGAACAATCTGGCTGGATAATGTTGGATGTTCTGGAAGTGAGAGCAGCCTCACACAGTGCTCACACAGAGGACTAGGAACACATGACTGTCATATTGGGAAAGATGCTGGTGTTGTATGTTTGG caGGTGGCCTGCAGATGCCCACCCTTTCCCTGATCTCCACAAATTCAGTTGTGTCTCCTGGAGAAAATGTCCAGTTCAGATGCACAACATCTAACCCAAGGTGCCAGACTAATGGTGATTTCCACCTGTTCAGAAGCGGATCATCCATGTACTCCCAAAGAAATACATCTAGTGTGATTTTCAGTCTGACTGATGTAAACATCACACATCACGGCCAGTACAGCTGTCATTACTCTTACAACAGTGGTACTATCAAGTCACCCATGAGTAAGACTATTCAAATCACTGTAG TGAACTTGCAGCAGCCCAACATTTCTTTTAGTGCTCCTGGTGGATGGTTTGACCTGGGGTCTAAGGGGCCAGTGGTCACCAGGGGCCACAGTTTTACTATCATCTGCTCCACTGAATCTCAGTATCCTGGAGGCTTCTTCTACCTGTTCAGTGGATCAAACATCACTAGGAGACGATCAGCTGTCAATCACACTGCCCTCTTCTCCTTTCCTGTGGCTGATTATTCACAGCAGGGAAACTACAGTTGTGGTTATGAAGTGAATGTGTCCTCACGTGCCTTTAGTTCAGCTACCTCTCAACTGCTGGTTATCACTATAAGAAGTGTGGTATTTACAT CCTTCCTGCTTTCTGTCATTGGTGCTACGGTGTCAGCTGTACTACTCTTATTTTGTGCCCTTATCATCATCTTCCTATGGAAGAGAAGACAAACCCAGAAGAATGAGGAAATTCATAAGTGCTCCTTTAAAAAAG GTGCAGTTAATACTTACAAAAGTGTATCCCATGACAAAAATGAGGAGGATGATGAGGCTGACTATGAAAATGTAGAACCTAATGATGAAGACTATGAGCAAATGGACCTTGAAGACTCTGAAGAGGACTATATTAATGTTGATTCTGAACAGGGTTATGTCAATGTGGACACCGATGACTCTGAAGAGGACTATGTCAATGTGGAAATTATACAGAATAACAGTACAGAACACAAATTTCAAGATAACATTTATGAAAGCTATGAATATTGA
- the LOC127450159 gene encoding next to BRCA1 gene 1 protein-like isoform X2 — MDFYINLKVNFRGNAKSFLLSGSETKSWESTEAMVKRSFSLCNLQVTYIDEENEEVSINSQLEYEEALKSAARQGNRLQMNVYETRGSTARVPASGPPQGSGVGLAQVKPGSVGEPKKGFRPPQHCPTLAQVVSRKVQAAVPEEGLVTVNELKGGKAEDKTPPAWFTSYMEKFKDQVVREAVEKICREFSGQCCIHKPVGAEAQIPEVTSSTLPGAPSSAPACSSCRGQTAGGGYQCSVCTSCTLCEPCSFSHDPSHNLVRARTPLSIPEHGSPAPDHSRFYRRGDRSFRKAEKQRLKAEKRQLKAEVKEIRKQLRMERRGLQWSAAGEGSSSPVLLQPRATQANSPDRPKRPCPLSVPAMTALLLDENLPDGSRLRPGTKFIKYWKMKNSGRVCWDSETKLKFMWGNLAVGSGERWREIAVPTLQPGQVGVVSVALCAPTLEGTYTSHWRLAHRGEQFGPRVWCSIVVDPHAPTAICADGLLVSPCVTPQEKSSRTLEREDKCQAASRDQLLLSVNQDCDQEFYIPSVDLLTAQDLLSFELLDINIVQELESVPNNTPADITPCISPLPHDGPLQEKATLGLIQEEMEAQGVSNILDVAQGTELEGVPAQEKGEESIIGPQFVSPSVIRSLTLCGAAEHVVRPAPQGSVSLCERKAEKVPETGVISAPAPLRVETAGVSAPAPPQTETAEISTPAPLLTVPTEMISTDECHESDIEQILVEPAGGDQVQEAGEEVDKKVEVKNVVAAKETRSRTSSASSEDYIIILPDCFDTTRPLGESMYSSALSQPEEELVEGSVEGDKLESVETAEIQSPTAATADANDMLCASQTLDTVPLTPVIVVAPRPSVKSCTETQEQTENGAEEQEGSDPGEPGVKERDSEPNQSDPENSSISAKSETEELRANSITGGLVKGALSVAASAYKALFTGQTGSEKLPEDAASHDAMMAVLVEMGFGDRALNQRLLQKHNRNLLDVVNELVQMTDNNWYTTRY; from the exons ATGGATTTCTATATCAATCTGAAGGTGAATTTCCGAGGGAATGCGAAGAGTTTTTTGCTGTCTGGCTCAGAGACGAAGAGTTGGGAGTCTACGGAGGCCATG GTGAAGAGGTCTTTTAGCCTGTGTAATTTACAAGTGACGTATATCGATGAGGAGAATGAAGAG GTATCAATCAACAGCCAAT TGGAATATGAAGAGGCCCTGAAG AGTGCTGCACGACAGGGGAACAGACTGCAAATGAATGTGTATGAGACAAGGGGCAGTACAGCCAGAGTGCCAGCATCGGGTCCACCACAAGGGTCGGGGGTGGGTTTGGCTCAGGTGAAACCTGGTAGTGTTGGAGAACCCAAGAAGGGATTCAGGCCTCCTCAACACTGCCCTACTTTGGCGCAAGTAGTGAGTCGCAAAGTGCAAGCTGCAGTCCCAGAGGAAGGATTG GTAACTGTAAATGAACTCAAAGGTGGAAAAGCGGAGGATAAGACACCTCCAGCCTGGTTCACGTCATACATGGAAAAG TTTAAGGACCAGGTGGTTCGGGAAGCAGTAGAAAAGATCTGCAGGGAGTTCTCTGGACAATGCTGCATCCATAAGCCAGTGGGAGCAGAGGCACAAATTCCTGAGGTCACCTCATCCACACTGCCTGGGGCCCCAAGTTCAGCTCCAGCCTGCAGCAGCTGCCGGGGCCAGACTGCAGGTGGCGGATACCAGTGCAG TGTGTGTACCTCCTGCACTCTGTGTGAGCCTTGCAGCTTCTCACATGATCCAAGCCACAACCTTGTGAGAGCCAGAACTCCCCTGTCCATTCCTGAGCATGGTTCTCCAGCACCAGACCACAGCAG GTTCTACAGAAGGGGTGACAGGAGCTTTCGTAAGGCAGAGAAGCAGCGCCTTAAAGCGGAGAAGCGACAGCTTAAAGCGGAGGTGAAAGAGATCAGGAAACAGCTGAGGATGGAGAGAAGAGGGCTGCAGTGGAGTGCTGCTGGAGAAGGGAGCTCTTCACCTGTCCTGCTGCAGCCACGGGCCACACAGGCAAACAGCCCAGA tcgTCCTAAACGTCCATGCCCATTGTCTGTGCCAGCTATGACGGCTCTTCTTCTGGATGAAAACCTGCCTGATGGATCACGTCTGCGTCCTGGGACCAAATTCATCAAATACtggaaaatgaaaaacagtgGAAGAGTGTGCTGGGACTCAGAGACCAAG TTGAAGTTCATGTGGGGGAACCTGGCAGTGGGCTCGGGTGAAAGGTGGCGAGAGATCGCAGTTCCCACACTGCAGCCAGGACAGGTGGGTGTGGTCAGCGTGGCACTCTGTGCTCCGACGCTAGAGGGCACCTACACTTCCCACTGGCGCTTAGCACACAGAGGAGAGCAGTTTGGGCCGCGTGTGTGGTGTAGCATTGTGGTGGATCCACATGCTCCTACTGCCATCTGTGCTGATGGGCTGCTGGTGTCTCCATGTGTCACCCCACAG GAGAAGTCTTCCCGCACTCTTGAGAGGGAGGACAAATGCCAGGCTGCTTCAAGGGACCAACTGCTCTTATCCGTGAACCAAGACTGTGATCAGGAATTCTACATTCCATCTGTGGATTTACTCACAGCTCAG GATTTACTGTCTTTTGAACTGCTTGACATCAACATTGTGCAGGAGCTGGAGAGTGTGCCAAACAACACTCCTGCAG ACATTACTCCATGCATATCACCTCTGCCCCATGATGGACCTCTTCAGGAGAAAGCAACATTGGGGCTGATCCAAGAAGAAATGGAAGCACAAGGAGTCAGCAACATCTTGG ATGTGGCCCAGGGGACAGAATTAGAGGGAGTTCCAGCTCAAGAGAAAGGAGAGGAGAGCATCATTGGACCTCAGTTTGTGAGTCCGTCTGTGATCCGCTCACTCACCCTTTGTGGAGCTGCAGAACATG TGGTACGCCCAGCACCCCAAGGTTCGGTGTCTCTTTGTGAGAGGAAAGCGGAGAAAGTTCCTGAAACAGGGGTAATATCTGCTCCAGCCCCACTCAGAGTAGAGACAGCAGGAGTCTCTGCCCCTGCTCCACCCCAGACAGAGACAGCTGAGATATCCACTCCTGCTCCCCTACTGACAGTTCCAACAGAGATGATTAGCACAG ATGAATGTCATGAGTCTGACATTGAGCAAATCCTAGTGGAACCTGCAGGTGGGGATCAAGTACAGGAAGCAGGGGAGGAAGTTGATAAGAAAGTGGAAGTGAAGAATGTCGTAGCAGCTAAAGAAACCCGCAGTAGGACCTCATCTGCGTCCTCCGAAGACTACATCATCATACTGCCTGACTGCTTTGACACCACCCGTCCTCTAGGGGAGTCCATGTACAGCTCAGCCCTGTCCCAGCCCGAAGAAGAGCTTGTAGAGGGATCGGTGGAGGGGGACAAACTGGAATCAGTGGAGACTGCAGAGATCCAGAGCCCCACTGCCGCTACTGCAGATGCTAATGACATGCTTTGTGCCTCACAGACTCTGGACACTGTACCACTAACTCCTGTGATTGTAGTGGCACCCCGGCCCTCAGTTAAATCCTG CACAGAGACACAAGAGCAGACAGAGAATGGAGCAGAAGAGCAGGAGGGGAGTGATCCAGGAGAGCCAGGAGTCAAAGAGAGAG ATTCTGAGCCCAATCAGTCTGACCCTGAGAACTCATCTATATCTGCGAAGTCTGAAACAGAAGAGCTCAG GGCTAATAGCATCACAGGTGGATTGGTGAAAGGTGCCCTGTCTGTGGCAGCATCTGCCTATAAAGCTCTTTTTACTGGGCAAACTGGTTCTGAGAAG CTCCCAGAAGATGCAGCATCTCATGATGCCATGATGGCTGTGCTGGTAGAGATGGGCTTTGGTGACCGAGCATTAAATCAGCGTCTTCTACAGAAACACAACCGCAACCTGCTGGATGTGGTAAATGAACTGGTGCAGATGACTGACAACAACTGGTACACAACACGCTACTGA
- the LOC127450159 gene encoding next to BRCA1 gene 1 protein-like isoform X1 — protein MDFYINLKVNFRGNAKSFLLSGSETKSWESTEAMVKRSFSLCNLQVTYIDEENEEVSINSQLEYEEALKSAARQGNRLQMNVYETRGSTARVPASGPPQGSGVGLAQVKPGSVGEPKKGFRPPQHCPTLAQVVSRKVQAAVPEEGLVTVNELKGGKAEDKTPPAWFTSYMEKFKDQVVREAVEKICREFSGQCCIHKPVGAEAQIPEVTSSTLPGAPSSAPACSSCRGQTAGGGYQCSVCTSCTLCEPCSFSHDPSHNLVRARTPLSIPEHGSPAPDHSRFYRRGDRSFRKAEKQRLKAEKRQLKAEVKEIRKQLRMERRGLQWSAAGEGSSSPVLLQPRATQANSPDRPKRPCPLSVPAMTALLLDENLPDGSRLRPGTKFIKYWKMKNSGRVCWDSETKLKFMWGNLAVGSGERWREIAVPTLQPGQVGVVSVALCAPTLEGTYTSHWRLAHRGEQFGPRVWCSIVVDPHAPTAICADGLLVSPCVTPQEKSSRTLEREDKCQAASRDQLLLSVNQDCDQEFYIPSVDLLTAQDLLSFELLDINIVQELESVPNNTPADITPCISPLPHDGPLQEKATLGLIQEEMEAQGVSNILDVAQGTELEGVPAQEKGEESIIGPQFVSPSVIRSLTLCGAAEHGTLCWRCPAKVVRPAPQGSVSLCERKAEKVPETGVISAPAPLRVETAGVSAPAPPQTETAEISTPAPLLTVPTEMISTDECHESDIEQILVEPAGGDQVQEAGEEVDKKVEVKNVVAAKETRSRTSSASSEDYIIILPDCFDTTRPLGESMYSSALSQPEEELVEGSVEGDKLESVETAEIQSPTAATADANDMLCASQTLDTVPLTPVIVVAPRPSVKSCTETQEQTENGAEEQEGSDPGEPGVKERDSEPNQSDPENSSISAKSETEELRANSITGGLVKGALSVAASAYKALFTGQTGSEKLPEDAASHDAMMAVLVEMGFGDRALNQRLLQKHNRNLLDVVNELVQMTDNNWYTTRY, from the exons ATGGATTTCTATATCAATCTGAAGGTGAATTTCCGAGGGAATGCGAAGAGTTTTTTGCTGTCTGGCTCAGAGACGAAGAGTTGGGAGTCTACGGAGGCCATG GTGAAGAGGTCTTTTAGCCTGTGTAATTTACAAGTGACGTATATCGATGAGGAGAATGAAGAG GTATCAATCAACAGCCAAT TGGAATATGAAGAGGCCCTGAAG AGTGCTGCACGACAGGGGAACAGACTGCAAATGAATGTGTATGAGACAAGGGGCAGTACAGCCAGAGTGCCAGCATCGGGTCCACCACAAGGGTCGGGGGTGGGTTTGGCTCAGGTGAAACCTGGTAGTGTTGGAGAACCCAAGAAGGGATTCAGGCCTCCTCAACACTGCCCTACTTTGGCGCAAGTAGTGAGTCGCAAAGTGCAAGCTGCAGTCCCAGAGGAAGGATTG GTAACTGTAAATGAACTCAAAGGTGGAAAAGCGGAGGATAAGACACCTCCAGCCTGGTTCACGTCATACATGGAAAAG TTTAAGGACCAGGTGGTTCGGGAAGCAGTAGAAAAGATCTGCAGGGAGTTCTCTGGACAATGCTGCATCCATAAGCCAGTGGGAGCAGAGGCACAAATTCCTGAGGTCACCTCATCCACACTGCCTGGGGCCCCAAGTTCAGCTCCAGCCTGCAGCAGCTGCCGGGGCCAGACTGCAGGTGGCGGATACCAGTGCAG TGTGTGTACCTCCTGCACTCTGTGTGAGCCTTGCAGCTTCTCACATGATCCAAGCCACAACCTTGTGAGAGCCAGAACTCCCCTGTCCATTCCTGAGCATGGTTCTCCAGCACCAGACCACAGCAG GTTCTACAGAAGGGGTGACAGGAGCTTTCGTAAGGCAGAGAAGCAGCGCCTTAAAGCGGAGAAGCGACAGCTTAAAGCGGAGGTGAAAGAGATCAGGAAACAGCTGAGGATGGAGAGAAGAGGGCTGCAGTGGAGTGCTGCTGGAGAAGGGAGCTCTTCACCTGTCCTGCTGCAGCCACGGGCCACACAGGCAAACAGCCCAGA tcgTCCTAAACGTCCATGCCCATTGTCTGTGCCAGCTATGACGGCTCTTCTTCTGGATGAAAACCTGCCTGATGGATCACGTCTGCGTCCTGGGACCAAATTCATCAAATACtggaaaatgaaaaacagtgGAAGAGTGTGCTGGGACTCAGAGACCAAG TTGAAGTTCATGTGGGGGAACCTGGCAGTGGGCTCGGGTGAAAGGTGGCGAGAGATCGCAGTTCCCACACTGCAGCCAGGACAGGTGGGTGTGGTCAGCGTGGCACTCTGTGCTCCGACGCTAGAGGGCACCTACACTTCCCACTGGCGCTTAGCACACAGAGGAGAGCAGTTTGGGCCGCGTGTGTGGTGTAGCATTGTGGTGGATCCACATGCTCCTACTGCCATCTGTGCTGATGGGCTGCTGGTGTCTCCATGTGTCACCCCACAG GAGAAGTCTTCCCGCACTCTTGAGAGGGAGGACAAATGCCAGGCTGCTTCAAGGGACCAACTGCTCTTATCCGTGAACCAAGACTGTGATCAGGAATTCTACATTCCATCTGTGGATTTACTCACAGCTCAG GATTTACTGTCTTTTGAACTGCTTGACATCAACATTGTGCAGGAGCTGGAGAGTGTGCCAAACAACACTCCTGCAG ACATTACTCCATGCATATCACCTCTGCCCCATGATGGACCTCTTCAGGAGAAAGCAACATTGGGGCTGATCCAAGAAGAAATGGAAGCACAAGGAGTCAGCAACATCTTGG ATGTGGCCCAGGGGACAGAATTAGAGGGAGTTCCAGCTCAAGAGAAAGGAGAGGAGAGCATCATTGGACCTCAGTTTGTGAGTCCGTCTGTGATCCGCTCACTCACCCTTTGTGGAGCTGCAGAACATGGTACACTTTGTTGGAGATGCCCCGCTAAAG TGGTACGCCCAGCACCCCAAGGTTCGGTGTCTCTTTGTGAGAGGAAAGCGGAGAAAGTTCCTGAAACAGGGGTAATATCTGCTCCAGCCCCACTCAGAGTAGAGACAGCAGGAGTCTCTGCCCCTGCTCCACCCCAGACAGAGACAGCTGAGATATCCACTCCTGCTCCCCTACTGACAGTTCCAACAGAGATGATTAGCACAG ATGAATGTCATGAGTCTGACATTGAGCAAATCCTAGTGGAACCTGCAGGTGGGGATCAAGTACAGGAAGCAGGGGAGGAAGTTGATAAGAAAGTGGAAGTGAAGAATGTCGTAGCAGCTAAAGAAACCCGCAGTAGGACCTCATCTGCGTCCTCCGAAGACTACATCATCATACTGCCTGACTGCTTTGACACCACCCGTCCTCTAGGGGAGTCCATGTACAGCTCAGCCCTGTCCCAGCCCGAAGAAGAGCTTGTAGAGGGATCGGTGGAGGGGGACAAACTGGAATCAGTGGAGACTGCAGAGATCCAGAGCCCCACTGCCGCTACTGCAGATGCTAATGACATGCTTTGTGCCTCACAGACTCTGGACACTGTACCACTAACTCCTGTGATTGTAGTGGCACCCCGGCCCTCAGTTAAATCCTG CACAGAGACACAAGAGCAGACAGAGAATGGAGCAGAAGAGCAGGAGGGGAGTGATCCAGGAGAGCCAGGAGTCAAAGAGAGAG ATTCTGAGCCCAATCAGTCTGACCCTGAGAACTCATCTATATCTGCGAAGTCTGAAACAGAAGAGCTCAG GGCTAATAGCATCACAGGTGGATTGGTGAAAGGTGCCCTGTCTGTGGCAGCATCTGCCTATAAAGCTCTTTTTACTGGGCAAACTGGTTCTGAGAAG CTCCCAGAAGATGCAGCATCTCATGATGCCATGATGGCTGTGCTGGTAGAGATGGGCTTTGGTGACCGAGCATTAAATCAGCGTCTTCTACAGAAACACAACCGCAACCTGCTGGATGTGGTAAATGAACTGGTGCAGATGACTGACAACAACTGGTACACAACACGCTACTGA